A genomic window from Cloacibacillus evryensis DSM 19522 includes:
- a CDS encoding type I CRISPR-associated protein Cas7, translating into MANDFLNRGTGLLVLEVINSNPNGDPDSDGAPRVRYDGRGEISPVSFKRKLRDLVEDKDGPVWQHLSEKLHLNGESFMILESRGRDRKQITKEIKDGSFIGRYWDGRIFGNTFLEDAMDKASIKTGVVQFGMGVSISPVYTEAQTNTNKAGVQEGKNQGMAPMAYKIVTHGLYVMPFFINPNYAHKSGCTKMDIELMKALIPYAYTHNRSAIRPFVEIRQAWFCEHKNPLGSCSDFDLIDALTPKRLGDINKSSDSLKDYQLAESLPDELKDRVSCADLMAQ; encoded by the coding sequence ATGGCTAACGATTTTCTTAATAGAGGTACCGGGCTGCTCGTTCTTGAAGTGATCAATTCAAATCCAAACGGCGATCCTGACTCGGATGGGGCTCCTCGTGTCAGATATGACGGACGCGGAGAAATTTCGCCGGTATCTTTTAAGAGGAAGCTGCGCGATCTGGTAGAAGACAAAGACGGGCCGGTCTGGCAGCATCTCAGCGAGAAGCTGCATCTTAACGGCGAAAGCTTCATGATACTTGAATCACGCGGACGTGATCGTAAGCAGATAACCAAAGAGATAAAAGACGGCTCATTCATCGGCCGTTATTGGGACGGAAGGATTTTCGGCAACACCTTCCTTGAAGACGCCATGGACAAGGCCAGTATAAAGACCGGCGTCGTTCAGTTTGGTATGGGCGTGTCCATTTCCCCCGTATACACCGAGGCTCAGACAAATACGAACAAAGCCGGCGTACAGGAGGGGAAAAATCAGGGAATGGCGCCGATGGCCTACAAGATCGTTACACATGGCCTTTATGTGATGCCATTTTTCATCAATCCGAATTACGCACATAAATCGGGCTGCACGAAGATGGATATCGAACTGATGAAAGCCCTTATCCCCTACGCCTATACGCATAACCGTTCGGCGATACGCCCGTTCGTTGAGATCCGTCAGGCGTGGTTCTGCGAACATAAAAACCCGCTTGGCTCCTGCTCCGACTTTGACCTGATCGACGCTCTGACGCCTAAGCGCCTGGGGGACATCAACAAATCTTCGGACAGCCTTAAGGATTATCAGCTTGCTGAATCATTGCCTGACGAACTCAAGGACAGGGTCTCATGTGCGGACCTGATGGCCCAGTAG